A region of the Andreesenia angusta genome:
AGCTTTAACAGCTATAGGTATAATTTAGAAAATCATATAGTTGAAAACTTTGGACACTATAAGCTTACCGAAATAACCGGCATGGACATACAGGTTAAATATAATCAGATGTTCAGCGACAAAGAAAAATATTCTTCTACTACACTCAAGTATGTCCACAATAAATTTAAGCTGTGCTTAAAGCAAGCTGTATCCAATAGGATGATAGCTCATAACCCTTGTGAAGGTGTTTTGCTCCCTAAAGCTAGAACCGCTAAGAAAGTACAGTCTATGACAGTTGAAGAGCAGCAAAAGCTAGTTGAGTACTGCGAGACTGATGAATATTTAAATCTTTTTATCTTCCTAGTGGGTACTGGTATGAGGATAGGCGAGGCATTGGGTCTCACTTGGGATAATGTAGACCTGGAGGAAAGAAATATCCATATCGTAAAAACTATGATCGAGATTCACGGGAACCCATCTTTTAAGAATTGTCCCAAGACTGACTCTGGACTTAGAACAATACCTATGTCGAAAAGAGTACATCAGATAGTTTTAGATAGAAGAAAGGCCCACCGTGATCTGAATCATCTTAATCTG
Encoded here:
- a CDS encoding tyrosine-type recombinase/integrase; translated protein: MAKTKKRGNGEGSIYKRGNKWYGLVTVGRDAEGKLVRKPASGSTKTEVAEKLREISQQYKGIDLKQASSYTVAEWVYFWLENYAKPQLEETSFNSYRYNLENHIVENFGHYKLTEITGMDIQVKYNQMFSDKEKYSSTTLKYVHNKFKLCLKQAVSNRMIAHNPCEGVLLPKARTAKKVQSMTVEEQQKLVEYCETDEYLNLFIFLVGTGMRIGEALGLTWDNVDLEERNIHIVKTMIEIHGNPSFKNCPKTDSGLRTIPMSKRVHQIVLDRRKAHRDLNHLNLVFFSSTYNFRTTANLRRLFQKTCDNAGIKQYNLHALRHTFATRMIEKDCNIKVLSAILGHKDIRTTLQTYTDALDAYKKEKMTEIDIFS